A stretch of Endozoicomonas sp. SCSIO W0465 DNA encodes these proteins:
- a CDS encoding transposase, whose protein sequence is MIVKDRRQVQYGHKLNLVQGKSRLILDLVIEEGNPADSDQFIPMMERQKEIYGRVPRQTSGDGGYACRANLEKAKAMGISDVAFNKKRGLEVEEMTKSQYVYKTLFRFRAGIEAGISWLKRCFGLSRCHCKGSERFDSHCWLSVVCYNLVILARHPAPS, encoded by the coding sequence ATCATCGTAAAAGACAGGCGGCAAGTACAGTATGGCCATAAACTGAACCTGGTTCAGGGAAAAAGTCGATTGATCCTGGACCTGGTTATTGAGGAAGGTAACCCAGCGGATTCGGACCAATTCATTCCGATGATGGAAAGACAAAAAGAAATTTATGGTCGTGTACCTCGCCAGACAAGCGGTGACGGCGGATACGCGTGTCGCGCTAATTTGGAAAAAGCCAAGGCCATGGGAATCAGCGATGTAGCTTTTAATAAGAAGCGCGGACTTGAAGTCGAAGAGATGACTAAAAGTCAGTATGTGTATAAAACGCTCTTTCGCTTCCGGGCAGGTATTGAAGCGGGAATTTCGTGGCTAAAGAGATGTTTTGGGCTATCACGTTGCCACTGCAAGGGTTCTGAGCGTTTTGATTCTCATTGCTGGTTATCGGTGGTCTGTTACAACCTGGTGATTCTGGCCAGACACCCGGCACCATCCTGA
- a CDS encoding IS66 family transposase, with translation MIPELPATMSAEILLKENAELRMRVACLEERCRELEEKVGKNSQNSSKPPSSDGYQKPCKNSNSPDHSDDLSADKDTDPSDEKPNPKSLRQSSGNKAGGKKGHQGTCLKQVDIPDYIEYLPVKECNKCQASLLDSEPVKYIERQVFEPGRPGEFEVTAHRAEVKICTCGCRNQAEFPEGVTAAAQYGSATQAMAVYLNQYHFLPFKRVSEYFNTLYKMSVSAGTVANFVARTYENLASTEEVIRDALRESSVAGADETGMRAEGSLHWLHVMRDEQWTLYYLSEKRGREAMDTMGILLTFAGVLVHDHWKSYFAYAATHVLCNAHHLRELLGVVDRDSNQLALRLMKLLRLSWHYCKGFKTIGMLQMPSVVCERIEKIYDRLLQRALMKEVVYMEKQREELKRKKVKNTKAYNLFKRLTEFKAETLRFMSDFTIPFDNNGSERDVRMAKLKQKISGCFRSADGGSMFARIRSYLSSARKQGMDIYQSLHRAVRNYCNMPLLSAE, from the coding sequence ATGATTCCAGAACTACCCGCAACTATGTCGGCTGAGATTCTCTTGAAAGAGAATGCAGAGCTGCGGATGAGAGTTGCCTGTCTGGAAGAGCGATGTCGAGAATTGGAAGAAAAGGTTGGCAAGAACAGTCAAAACAGCAGCAAGCCGCCATCGTCTGATGGTTATCAAAAACCTTGTAAAAACAGTAATTCTCCAGATCATTCTGACGACCTTTCCGCAGATAAAGATACCGATCCATCGGATGAAAAACCCAATCCTAAAAGTCTGAGACAGTCTTCTGGTAATAAAGCCGGTGGAAAGAAAGGGCATCAGGGCACTTGTCTTAAACAGGTCGATATCCCTGACTATATTGAGTACCTTCCGGTTAAAGAATGCAATAAATGTCAGGCGTCTCTTCTTGATAGTGAGCCGGTCAAATATATTGAACGACAGGTGTTTGAACCAGGGAGACCGGGTGAATTTGAAGTAACGGCCCATAGAGCTGAAGTAAAAATCTGCACTTGTGGTTGTCGGAATCAGGCTGAATTCCCGGAAGGTGTTACCGCTGCCGCACAATATGGCTCAGCCACACAGGCTATGGCCGTCTATCTTAACCAATACCATTTCCTGCCTTTTAAGCGCGTGTCAGAGTATTTTAATACTCTCTATAAAATGAGTGTAAGTGCAGGCACTGTCGCCAATTTTGTGGCCAGAACCTATGAAAATCTGGCTTCTACTGAAGAGGTTATTCGTGACGCCTTGCGGGAATCGTCTGTTGCCGGAGCCGATGAAACGGGTATGCGGGCCGAGGGCTCTTTGCACTGGCTACACGTTATGCGGGATGAACAATGGACGCTCTACTACTTGTCTGAAAAGCGAGGTCGTGAGGCCATGGACACGATGGGCATACTGCTAACATTTGCAGGCGTTCTGGTTCATGATCATTGGAAATCCTATTTTGCATATGCGGCAACTCACGTACTTTGCAATGCCCATCACCTGAGGGAGCTTTTGGGTGTTGTTGATAGGGACAGCAATCAACTGGCGTTGCGATTGATGAAGCTACTGAGGCTTTCCTGGCATTACTGCAAGGGCTTTAAGACCATAGGTATGCTACAGATGCCAAGTGTTGTCTGTGAACGAATCGAGAAGATTTATGACCGGTTGCTTCAGCGGGCTCTAATGAAAGAAGTCGTCTATATGGAGAAGCAACGAGAGGAGCTTAAGCGCAAGAAAGTCAAGAATACTAAAGCTTACAATCTCTTCAAACGACTCACTGAGTTCAAGGCTGAGACACTGCGCTTCATGTCAGATTTTACCATTCCCTTCGATAACAATGGCAGTGAGCGGGATGTTCGAATGGCCAAGTTAAAGCAGAAAATCTCAGGCTGCTTCAGGAGTGCAGACGGTGGTTCTATGTTTGCACGGATTCGCAGCTATTTGTCGTCTGCCAGAAAACAGGGAATGGACATATATCAATCACTTCATAGAGCTGTTCGGAATTACTGTAATATGCCTTTGCTCAGTGCTGAATAG
- a CDS encoding DUF4124 domain-containing protein, which yields MQRLFFIALLLSSAAIAEPIYKWKDNKGVVHFSTTPPEQQINTETIAKPEPQRISNGASQMAQNKEDVGLTH from the coding sequence ATGCAACGACTGTTTTTTATTGCTCTACTGTTGTCTTCAGCTGCAATAGCAGAGCCTATCTATAAGTGGAAAGACAACAAAGGGGTTGTGCACTTCTCAACGACTCCACCTGAACAGCAAATCAATACTGAGACTATTGCCAAACCTGAACCACAAAGAATCTCAAACGGTGCCAGTCAAATGGCTCAGAATAAAGAAGACGTAGGACTTACGCATTGA
- a CDS encoding transposase, translating into MRTTTRPTTARCTLAKYIGFLISEPKSSTCTRLAEVTDFSHDSANRFLKRENYQPKDMYDEAVKSLNPIGGTLSVDDSVLDKPYSYSVALVGHFWSGKHHRVVKGVNLITLYYTDVSGRHMPVNYRIYDKSEDKTKNDYFREMLIEVLVWGLKPAFVTGDSWYSCTTNLKTIKNHQTGFMFAVEKNRTVSLEKGKWQQVQHLDIPDNGLDVWLKNFGKIRLFRTMLKDQRRHYVVYLPEEVPFERNDFKQIHDQHWQIEQFHRAIKQVCHIEHFQVRSERPVRNHIFAAILAFVYLQKMQIEQEFTNIYQHQRGLFKETIGAFIESFAKGKDHLLPKFIGVINA; encoded by the coding sequence GTGAGAACTACCACTCGACCGACCACTGCACGATGCACTCTTGCAAAATACATTGGCTTTTTGATTAGTGAGCCAAAATCATCAACATGCACAAGACTGGCCGAGGTTACCGACTTTTCTCACGATAGCGCAAACCGCTTTCTTAAGCGTGAAAACTATCAGCCCAAAGATATGTACGATGAAGCAGTCAAAAGTTTAAACCCTATTGGCGGCACCCTGAGCGTTGATGACAGCGTGCTCGACAAACCTTATAGCTACTCCGTGGCACTGGTTGGCCACTTTTGGTCGGGTAAACATCACCGAGTGGTTAAGGGAGTTAACCTCATCACCCTTTATTACACCGACGTATCCGGGCGCCATATGCCGGTGAATTACAGGATATACGACAAATCGGAAGACAAGACAAAAAACGACTACTTCCGTGAAATGTTGATTGAAGTGCTGGTATGGGGGCTGAAGCCAGCGTTCGTTACCGGTGACTCCTGGTACAGCTGCACGACTAACCTGAAGACGATTAAAAACCATCAGACTGGGTTTATGTTTGCCGTTGAGAAAAACAGGACAGTATCACTGGAAAAAGGTAAATGGCAGCAGGTTCAACACCTCGACATCCCCGACAATGGTCTGGATGTATGGCTCAAAAACTTCGGTAAGATCCGGTTGTTCAGGACGATGCTAAAAGACCAGCGTCGCCACTACGTGGTTTACTTGCCAGAGGAAGTCCCTTTTGAACGCAATGACTTCAAGCAGATCCATGACCAGCACTGGCAGATCGAACAGTTTCACAGGGCGATCAAGCAGGTTTGCCATATTGAGCACTTTCAGGTTCGCAGCGAACGACCCGTCAGAAACCATATATTTGCTGCAATTTTAGCTTTTGTTTATCTCCAGAAAATGCAGATAGAGCAGGAGTTTACGAATATTTATCAGCACCAACGGGGGCTGTTTAAAGAGACAATAGGCGCTTTCATTGAGAGTTTTGCAAAGGGGAAGGATCACCTCCTACCAAAATTTATCGGTGTCATCAATGCGTAA
- a CDS encoding IS3 family transposase (programmed frameshift) — MARYSEEFKESIIQKMMPPNNVPVSQLVRETGISDVTLYTWRKKAVSKGVPVPGDGKNPDQWTTENKLAVIIETAALNEAEMAEYCRKKGLFAEQIQQWKAAFINSVSVQPESQSKQRKALSDEHKKDKKTIKKLERELNRKDKALAETAALLVLTKKGPRDLGGARGRLVSLPDRQNAVSLIKQAVKDGARQSKACKALGLTERTVQRWMQGDDVRADNRKNADRPEPVNKFSEAERQAIVDVCNSERFKSLPPSQIVPTLLDEGLYMGSERTFYRVLEETGQQHHRGSAAKPNRYKPTSWCATGPNQVWSWDITYLRSPIRGQFYYLYLVIDIFSRMIVTWEIHETESAEHASEMITKACIKQGIAALEWPLVLHSDNGSPMKGGTMLSTLQRLGVVSSFSRPRVSDDNPFSEAIFRTLKYRPGYPRTPFADLEAARSWVHGFAQWYNEEHKHSGLKFLTPGQRHRGETKVLMANRRKVYEQAKERHPERWGKRSTRNWDLADEVWLNPDRPADDQLSKAA, encoded by the exons ATGGCCCGCTATTCAGAAGAGTTCAAAGAGTCCATCATTCAGAAGATGATGCCACCCAATAATGTGCCAGTTTCGCAGTTGGTACGTGAGACTGGTATCTCTGATGTGACCCTGTACACTTGGCGAAAGAAAGCAGTATCTAAAGGAGTGCCTGTGCCGGGCGACGGAAAGAATCCAGATCAATGGACAACTGAAAACAAGTTAGCCGTAATCATTGAAACGGCTGCGTTAAATGAAGCAGAAATGGCTGAATACTGTCGTAAAAAAGGTCTGTTTGCTGAACAAATTCAGCAGTGGAAGGCTGCCTTTATTAACAGTGTTTCTGTCCAGCCTGAAAGTCAGTCAAAACAGCGTAAGGCGCTGTCTGACGAACACAAAAAAGATAAGAAAACCATCAAAAAGCTTGAGCGTGAACTCAATCGCAAGGACAAGGCGTTAGCAGAAACTGCTGCCTTGCTGGTACTCACAAAAAAGG GCCCAAGAGATCTGGGGGGCGCCAGAGGACGATTAGTCTCTCTCCCGGATCGACAAAATGCTGTTAGCCTGATTAAACAGGCAGTTAAAGATGGGGCTCGTCAGTCAAAAGCCTGCAAAGCCCTTGGTCTTACAGAAAGAACTGTACAACGCTGGATGCAGGGTGATGACGTGCGCGCAGATAATCGCAAAAATGCTGACAGGCCAGAACCGGTTAACAAGTTTTCTGAAGCTGAGCGACAGGCGATTGTTGACGTCTGTAACAGCGAGCGGTTCAAAAGCCTTCCGCCCAGCCAGATTGTGCCCACATTGTTAGATGAAGGTCTCTATATGGGGTCTGAAAGGACATTTTACCGGGTGTTGGAGGAAACAGGGCAACAGCATCATCGGGGCAGTGCTGCCAAGCCAAACAGGTATAAGCCAACGTCCTGGTGTGCTACCGGACCCAACCAGGTCTGGTCCTGGGATATTACCTATCTGCGCTCTCCGATACGGGGGCAGTTTTATTACCTGTACCTGGTGATAGACATCTTTAGTCGTATGATTGTTACATGGGAAATTCATGAAACCGAATCAGCTGAGCATGCATCAGAAATGATCACTAAAGCCTGTATCAAACAGGGAATTGCAGCCTTGGAGTGGCCACTGGTTCTGCACTCAGATAATGGTAGTCCCATGAAGGGTGGCACTATGCTGTCAACACTGCAGCGTCTTGGGGTCGTGAGCTCATTCAGTCGTCCCCGGGTCAGTGATGATAACCCCTTTTCCGAGGCCATATTCAGAACCCTGAAATACCGCCCTGGTTATCCGCGCACGCCATTTGCTGATCTTGAAGCAGCACGTAGCTGGGTGCATGGTTTTGCCCAATGGTACAACGAAGAGCACAAGCACAGTGGGCTGAAATTTCTGACACCCGGGCAAAGGCATCGTGGTGAAACCAAGGTGCTTATGGCTAACCGCAGAAAGGTTTATGAACAAGCCAAAGAACGTCACCCAGAGCGCTGGGGAAAGAGGTCAACAAGGAACTGGGATCTGGCTGATGAAGTCTGGTTGAATCCCGACAGACCTGCTGATGATCAACTAAGCAAAGCCGCTTAA
- a CDS encoding YqcC family protein: MSEEVIVLLEAIESELRRQDVWLPMPPAVETMASTTPFCMDTMAFSQWLQWIFVPRVRAIIDSGGTLPKGSNIKSYAEEALPLERLDVEKLLLIIEQFDRLMS, encoded by the coding sequence ATGTCTGAAGAAGTTATTGTTTTGCTGGAGGCTATTGAGTCAGAGCTCCGCAGGCAGGATGTCTGGCTTCCCATGCCCCCGGCCGTTGAAACCATGGCCAGCACCACACCTTTTTGTATGGATACCATGGCATTCAGTCAGTGGTTGCAGTGGATTTTTGTTCCCCGTGTCCGGGCCATTATCGATAGCGGAGGCACTCTGCCAAAGGGTTCAAATATCAAGTCCTATGCAGAAGAGGCCTTGCCGCTTGAGCGGCTGGACGTTGAGAAGCTGTTGCTGATTATTGAGCAGTTTGATCGCTTAATGAGTTGA
- a CDS encoding tetratricopeptide repeat protein — protein MMHNTIFLTSLTKRCGKVLSFSPGLFVVLFLTGVLAGCSSPVLIQEEQPDVSSSPYGQRQDALGTLLNQAWNAREAGRFDEAESALGRAMRISPTAPDVYYQLALLRRDQGRFAQSRQLAERALSLKPGFMLERKINHLLSALNS, from the coding sequence ATGATGCATAACACTATCTTCCTGACCTCCCTGACCAAGCGGTGTGGAAAAGTGCTATCGTTTTCACCCGGATTGTTCGTGGTGCTGTTTTTGACTGGCGTTCTGGCGGGTTGCTCTTCGCCGGTATTGATACAGGAAGAGCAGCCTGATGTGTCATCATCACCCTATGGGCAGCGTCAGGATGCGTTGGGCACATTATTGAACCAGGCCTGGAATGCCCGGGAAGCTGGCAGATTTGATGAAGCTGAAAGTGCACTTGGACGGGCGATGCGCATCAGTCCAACGGCCCCGGACGTTTATTACCAGCTGGCCTTGCTGCGCAGGGATCAGGGACGTTTTGCACAGTCCCGGCAATTAGCAGAGAGAGCGTTAAGCCTGAAACCGGGTTTTATGCTGGAACGAAAAATCAACCATTTGTTAAGCGCATTAAATAGCTGA
- the mrcB gene encoding penicillin-binding protein 1B, with translation MVKKSTIKKGRPAKKTKSSAKQKQGNPVPWKSILLKLGLTLVVLVGAYAVYLDAIVTRQFEGKKWAIPAKVFARPVELYSGKLITPGDLQSQLKRQGYQAVRDVSRPGTFARNGSQFVIFSRGFHFPDGTEPSRYVKVDFQGSEVIRLVGRNGKNLPLLRLDPQPIGGIYPASYEDRLLIRTAQAPRYLIPALLAIEDRDYYDHFGLSPTSIARAMVANLKAGGVVQGGSTITQQLVKNFFLTNERTLVRKGKEAIMALLLELHYGKEEILETYLNEVYLGQHGRRAIHGFGLASQFYFAQPLRELDLARTALLVAMVKGPSYYDPRRYPERALERRNLVLDVLAERSIIPVAEAERSKKLSLGVVSRELVSTNDFPAYIDMVKEQLRKDYDEKDLTSEGLRIFTNLDPVIQREAQNSVTSTLKTLGKDNQLQGAMVVSSAQTGDLLAVVGDRNPGYAGFNRAIEARRPVGSLLKPAIYLTALERPGQYTLTTPVHDTPVKISDGRGGYWEPQNYSRKSHGQVPLYLALVKSYNQAAANTGMAVGLPSVLDTLKRLGIEQALPPYPSVLLGSPSMAPIEVANMYQTIASGGFRMPLRAIDAVVDSQGKPLSRYSISVEQAFAPGPMELLRTALGMVMKDGTGRSVYRYVEPGIALGGKTGTTNDLRDSWFAGYSGDLVAVTWIGHDNNSPTKLTGSSGALKIWGNFMSNVPVQSVTSLGASNVSSIWVNPSANGRSHRYCKGAIQLPYIKGSEPQAYAGCKADVVKGSLFDRIKGWFE, from the coding sequence ATGGTAAAGAAATCGACGATCAAAAAAGGCAGGCCTGCCAAAAAGACCAAATCATCCGCAAAGCAAAAACAGGGTAATCCGGTACCGTGGAAATCCATCCTGCTCAAGCTGGGCTTGACGCTGGTGGTTCTGGTTGGTGCTTACGCTGTCTATCTGGATGCCATAGTCACCAGGCAGTTTGAAGGAAAAAAATGGGCGATACCCGCTAAGGTATTTGCACGTCCTGTTGAATTGTATTCTGGCAAGCTGATAACGCCCGGTGATCTCCAGTCTCAGCTCAAGCGTCAGGGTTATCAGGCGGTTCGTGATGTGAGTCGCCCCGGAACGTTTGCCCGCAATGGCAGCCAGTTCGTTATTTTCAGCCGGGGATTTCACTTTCCCGATGGTACTGAGCCATCGCGCTATGTGAAGGTTGACTTTCAGGGCAGTGAAGTGATTCGCCTCGTCGGCCGGAATGGTAAAAACCTGCCACTGTTGAGGCTTGATCCCCAGCCCATTGGTGGTATTTATCCGGCCAGTTATGAAGACCGCCTACTGATTCGCACCGCCCAGGCTCCCCGATACCTGATTCCTGCCCTGCTGGCCATTGAAGACAGGGACTATTACGACCATTTTGGTCTCTCTCCCACCTCCATTGCCCGTGCCATGGTAGCCAACCTGAAAGCTGGCGGGGTTGTTCAGGGGGGCAGTACCATTACCCAGCAGTTGGTGAAAAACTTTTTTCTGACCAATGAGCGCACCCTGGTTCGCAAAGGTAAAGAAGCCATTATGGCGCTGCTGCTGGAGTTGCATTACGGCAAAGAAGAGATTCTTGAAACCTATTTAAATGAAGTTTATCTGGGACAGCATGGTCGCCGGGCCATTCATGGCTTTGGCCTGGCCAGTCAATTTTACTTTGCCCAGCCGCTCAGGGAGTTAGATCTGGCACGGACTGCTCTGCTGGTGGCTATGGTCAAAGGACCATCTTATTATGACCCAAGGCGATATCCGGAGCGCGCCCTGGAGAGACGAAACCTGGTGCTGGATGTTCTGGCGGAGCGATCCATCATTCCGGTTGCCGAAGCTGAACGGTCCAAAAAACTGTCACTAGGCGTCGTCAGTCGGGAATTGGTCAGTACCAACGATTTTCCTGCATACATCGATATGGTTAAGGAGCAGCTGCGCAAGGATTATGATGAGAAGGATCTGACCTCTGAAGGACTCAGGATTTTCACCAACCTGGACCCGGTGATTCAGCGGGAGGCACAGAACAGCGTTACCAGCACGTTAAAGACTCTGGGCAAGGATAATCAACTTCAGGGTGCCATGGTGGTCAGCTCTGCCCAGACGGGTGACCTGCTTGCTGTTGTGGGGGATCGAAACCCCGGTTATGCCGGATTTAACCGTGCTATTGAGGCTCGCAGGCCGGTTGGTTCCCTGTTGAAGCCGGCCATCTATCTAACCGCTCTTGAACGGCCTGGCCAGTACACATTAACGACGCCTGTCCATGATACGCCGGTGAAAATCAGTGATGGTCGTGGTGGTTACTGGGAGCCTCAGAATTACAGCCGTAAATCCCATGGGCAGGTGCCACTCTACCTGGCCCTGGTGAAATCCTATAATCAGGCGGCAGCCAATACCGGGATGGCGGTTGGTTTGCCATCGGTATTGGATACGCTCAAGCGACTGGGCATTGAGCAGGCGTTGCCACCTTATCCATCCGTCTTGCTTGGCTCTCCATCGATGGCTCCGATTGAGGTTGCCAATATGTACCAAACCATCGCCAGTGGTGGTTTTCGTATGCCATTGCGGGCTATTGATGCGGTGGTAGACAGTCAGGGCAAGCCTCTGAGCCGTTACAGTATTTCGGTAGAGCAGGCTTTTGCACCGGGGCCAATGGAACTTCTGCGTACAGCCCTGGGTATGGTCATGAAAGACGGCACGGGGCGCAGCGTATACCGGTATGTTGAGCCAGGTATTGCGCTGGGGGGCAAAACAGGCACCACCAATGATCTCCGGGATAGCTGGTTTGCCGGTTACTCCGGAGATCTGGTGGCAGTGACCTGGATTGGCCACGATAACAACAGCCCGACAAAATTGACGGGCAGCAGTGGTGCTTTGAAGATCTGGGGTAACTTTATGTCGAATGTGCCGGTTCAGTCGGTAACATCGCTGGGAGCCAGCAATGTGTCGAGCATCTGGGTGAATCCATCGGCCAATGGTCGCAGCCATCGTTACTGTAAGGGCGCTATACAGTTGCCCTATATCAAGGGCTCTGAGCCACAAGCCTATGCCGGCTGTAAAGCCGATGTTGTGAAGGGTTCTCTGTTTGACAGAATTAAAGGGTGGTTTGAATGA
- a CDS encoding IS1182 family transposase, with amino-acid sequence MSSIKFKDNPADFDQHLMFPSNIFDLLPPDHDCFVFEDIFKHIDTSEVEKQYHHLGQNAYHPRLIISILIYAYSHGVFSSREIERRCNQDLAFMYIAKQHCPNFRVLSDFRKNQATFFKSSFKQSVLLARELQMASLGHIALDGSKFKADSSKHKAMSYARLKAKEAELMAEVEALIKKAETSDSEEDDAYQQETGYSIPEDLQFKQERLEKIQEAKKALEEREQALNPDKPIDDKKQISFADHDARIMGKKGSGYQYSYNAQISVDSDNGIIVGQHISQHANDKQEVKPALEAIAEATDNASIGKMSEDNGYYSGPNLQAFDDANIDAYMATDRQEKPATEGLEDSDRKFVKADFIYHEADDSFTCPAGEKLIYNTASKAKHKSYRVSKDICRDCPLRKRCSGDNKDPGKVIRTDRHEAIRQAMNRKMETKEAKAVYERRKVIAEPPFGQIKNSGFRGFSVRGKEKVAGEFSLVCSAYNFKKIVKSVSTGSIRLEEA; translated from the coding sequence ATGTCATCAATCAAATTCAAAGATAACCCTGCTGATTTTGACCAGCACCTGATGTTCCCATCGAACATCTTCGACCTGCTGCCACCAGATCATGATTGCTTCGTTTTTGAAGATATCTTCAAGCATATCGACACCTCTGAAGTGGAAAAGCAGTATCACCATCTTGGCCAGAATGCCTACCACCCACGACTGATTATATCGATCCTGATCTATGCCTATAGCCATGGTGTGTTCAGCTCCAGGGAGATTGAACGGCGCTGCAATCAGGACTTGGCTTTCATGTATATCGCCAAACAGCACTGCCCAAATTTCCGGGTGCTCAGTGACTTTCGTAAAAACCAGGCCACCTTTTTTAAAAGCAGTTTCAAACAGAGCGTGCTGCTCGCCCGGGAACTACAGATGGCCTCGCTGGGCCACATCGCTCTTGATGGTTCCAAATTCAAAGCCGACTCATCAAAGCATAAGGCCATGAGCTACGCACGACTTAAGGCCAAAGAAGCTGAATTAATGGCTGAAGTTGAGGCCCTGATTAAAAAAGCCGAAACCAGTGACAGTGAAGAGGACGATGCTTATCAGCAGGAGACTGGCTACAGCATTCCTGAAGACTTGCAATTCAAGCAGGAACGGTTAGAGAAAATCCAGGAGGCCAAAAAAGCGCTTGAAGAACGGGAACAGGCCCTGAATCCCGATAAGCCGATAGACGACAAAAAGCAAATCAGCTTTGCTGATCATGATGCCAGGATCATGGGTAAAAAAGGCAGTGGCTATCAGTACAGTTATAACGCCCAGATCAGCGTCGACAGCGATAATGGTATCATTGTTGGCCAGCACATCAGCCAGCATGCCAATGACAAGCAGGAAGTAAAGCCTGCACTTGAAGCCATTGCAGAAGCAACAGATAACGCGTCCATTGGCAAAATGAGTGAGGATAATGGCTATTACTCAGGGCCCAACCTGCAAGCGTTTGATGATGCGAACATTGACGCTTACATGGCTACGGATCGACAGGAGAAGCCTGCAACAGAGGGACTGGAAGACTCTGACAGAAAGTTTGTCAAAGCGGATTTTATTTACCATGAAGCAGACGACAGCTTTACCTGCCCTGCCGGTGAGAAGCTGATTTATAACACGGCTAGCAAAGCAAAACACAAAAGCTACCGCGTCAGTAAAGATATCTGCCGGGATTGCCCGTTACGTAAAAGGTGCAGTGGTGACAACAAAGACCCGGGGAAAGTGATTCGCACAGACCGCCACGAAGCCATACGCCAGGCGATGAACCGCAAAATGGAAACCAAAGAGGCCAAAGCGGTTTATGAGCGTCGCAAGGTGATTGCGGAACCGCCTTTTGGCCAAATCAAGAACTCAGGATTCAGAGGGTTCAGTGTCCGGGGTAAGGAAAAAGTGGCTGGAGAATTTTCACTGGTCTGCAGTGCTTATAATTTCAAAAAAATTGTCAAATCGGTTTCAACGGGATCAATCCGTCTTGAAGAAGCATAA
- a CDS encoding TfoX/Sxy family protein, translating to MATDLIELKNLGKTSVQWLNAVGIRTLEQLHDIGSVAAYCKVRDRGFKVSKVLLYALEGALIGAHWNDLDSDYKARLLEAVEDSPPPS from the coding sequence ATGGCAACTGATCTGATCGAATTAAAAAACCTTGGCAAAACATCCGTACAATGGTTAAACGCTGTAGGCATCAGAACGCTTGAACAACTCCATGACATAGGCTCTGTCGCAGCCTACTGCAAAGTTCGTGATCGTGGCTTTAAAGTTTCAAAGGTATTGCTCTACGCGCTTGAAGGAGCCCTTATAGGAGCACACTGGAATGACCTGGACTCAGATTACAAGGCTCGCCTTTTAGAGGCAGTAGAAGACAGTCCTCCGCCATCCTGA